GACACAGTGTCTACCATAAAAGTACATATACAGATTTGTACCTGCATGCCTCCAGCTGTCATGCTCCTTCACAGAGAGAGGGTGTTCTGAGCACACTGTTGCACAGAGCATGCAAAATATTGGACTGTGACAGCCTAGCAGCTGAATTGCAGCACTTACAGGTCATGTTCCGCATGAACGGTTACAACAACTGGCAGATAAAATGCGCCTTAAGACCGAAGAAGCTGAGACCGTAGCCTTCCGAGGACGAAGACAAACCAGTTGTGACAGAAATCACACCATATGTTGGGAATAAATCAGCAAAGATTGGCAGAATACTCAGAAAACATAATGTCAAGTGCATGTTTTGCCCTCCATCCAAAACGAAATCATTATTAGGATCAGTCAAGGATGATTTAGAACTCCGGAAACTGggagtttacagcatcccttgccagTGCGGGAAAATGTATATTGGCCAGACCATCTGGACGGTACAGGAGAGATGTAGTGAACATAAATGCCACACAGACAATGCACAGCTGTCCAAGTCCGCCatggcagagcactgcatctcacatggacatgacatgaactatgatggcacaaaggtgttacagcaattgaacaccttctgggattgtctccttaaagaggcagtggagatctgTCTGCAtgatgaactaataaataaagacagcagTTTCCAGTTAAGCAAAGCCTGGGATCCAACTCTGAGAATGATTAAAATACGACGACAGTCTACATGGAAATCTGctcctgtcaggacacctgaagaagaagaagaagaagaagaagaagaagaagaagaagaagagaagaagcaTTGTCACCACGATGGTAGAGTTCTGCAAGTGGCTGTAGCCACGGAAGGACTGCAGCCCATGATCTATTGCGGGGCACtgcgcttccccctccacccagcgccgcccttcccccaccaccggCCGCAGACCGCTCGGAAGCGCCCAGATGGAGGCTACGGGAGACAGGTGGAGATTATATAAAGTtggcatccatcagagatcaatcagacATCAAGAACGCCTGAATATGGCAAGAAGTcagcttgccgaaatatcgcatcttttggacgacgctacctgACTGAATACCAGAGAAATTTTCAAGATCTCTGTACGCCGGGAAAATCTCAGATCACACAATTTCCAATTCATTGCATGTGAGATATAGCCATTGAGTGAAGAGGAAGAGTTTTAACATCAGTTTGATGCAATACTACACTGTTCCAAATATAAGCCATTTTctgaattttgagaaaaatttatgatacattatccatttaaaaaaaactgttcactCCTAATCACAGTTTTTTGTTGTAATGTaggtaaaatacacagaaataccaaCCTTTGAATCACAGTGTTCATTGCTGTCACTCGTAACTTCACTACTAGTATTTGCTTCATCACTGTCATTCTCCTCGAGAAATTTTTATGCATCAGAATAACATAAGTGGGTAGTTTTATTCCATCTGCAGTAACCTCTAATGTCCCagcaaaattatttgtttttggtTACCAGCTGCTGTTAATGAGGTACTTTTCATCCTTTTATAGTGCAATGTCACTAGAATGTTTCAAAAGACAGCTGTCTCATTGGTGTTACCTTTCTAGCATATAGCTGCATTTGGCTTAAACGCTTCTGGAAGTTGAAGAATTTCTCAATGATGTCTTATGGCCATCTCTGTCCAACTGAAGCACTTCATTTGTTAGAGAATCCACTTCTGTGCACAAACCTGCAGCACGAACCAATACTCCCATGGAAATATGTTTGTGACATGTTTAAGGTCTTCATAATTTCCAAGCTCTTTAAATGGGAGATAGCCATCCCACCTTTCCTTTCAACTGTTACAAAGGAAAGAACTGCAGATTCAAGCTCAGCATACTTCTCAGCTGTTGGCCCCGTGTAGGATTTCCTTGATGAAACAGCAGTTTGCAGCTTGTTCTCTAGTGTGATTCTATTCTACACATGAGATTCACCAAAAACAAACTTTTGCAGCTTCTCtattacatttacatatataccCTGCTAACCACTGCAAGGGTACAAGGCACAGAGTGCTTTACACTAAACCACTCAtttgggtttcttcccattccattcacattgacttcagctggttcttgaaactttgttaagttTGCCTGCTTTAGtatctatcttcaagcatctgccactTCAGGTTTTCCATTATCTCAATAAGTTCCATCTATGGGTCAAACAAATGTGACAATGTGAGCTGCACTTCTTTCTATACATTCAGTATCTGCTGATAGTCTGTGCTTGGATTGGGTGTCATACACTTAAGTAATAGTCTACGGTGGGTTGCACTAATGTTTTGTTAGCAATCTCCTTTTTAATGTGGCCacatgctttacctatgactgaacctATTTGATCATTATATGTAATATCCATACAAATTGTTAAACCTACATATTTGTATGAATTGAGTGATTTCAACTGGGACTCAGTCATATCGTAGTCATGGAACAATACTTTTATGCATTTTGGGGAGTGcagagttttacatttttgaatgttTAAAACAAGTGGTCAGTATTCACACCAccctgaaattttatcaagatctgacagaatatttgtgCAGTCTTTTTCAGGCAATATGTCATTACTaagaactgcatcatctgcaaaatgtttgAGGTTACTAATAATATTGTCTGCCAGTTAAACTAACATaacgatatgcagagacatgaatATTAACACAGGTGCTGACAGTAAAATTAGTAATAACTTCCTGGAGCAGTGGCAAATCAATCCTGGTATGaagtgtaaaaaaatggctctaagcactatgggacctaacaatgtggtcaccagtcccctagacttagaactacttaaacctaactacgtaacctaaggacattacacacatccatgcccaaggcaggattcggacctgtgaccatagcagcgcagttcctgactgaagtgcctataaccgcttggccacagcggcctatGAAGTGTACGTAGAAAACAATGTAGATTGTAATTTTGTAGGAAAGTCAGGTAAAATGTAAGTACTTTAGGAGCTAATGACACCATTCagcaaaaagcacacacacacacacacacacacacacacacacacacacacacacacacacacacacacattaacccTAAGCTTACATGATGCTGGCTGGATTCAGCAGGAGGACTAGATCGGAGTTGGGGTTGTGTCGTGTTGGGTGTGTAGAGTAAGAGAGAGGCAGGAGGCGAGGAGAGGGATTTGGGTTGGCAGGCTACTGGTTTGGAAGAAGGCAATTGGTTTGCTGGCTAAGTATGTGATATGTGGAGGTGGCAGGTGCATGAGTTATACATGTGATGGGGCTGGTGGGAAGCGATGCTTGCTGGAGATGACTTACGGACATGAAGTGGGAGGAGGTGGTGGGACACAACAAAGGGAAACAGTTGGATGGTGGGTGTAGGGATAGAGGGCTACCAGAGATTGATGCTAGGATGATAACGAGAGTGAAGGATGTCTTGCAtgaataactcccatctgcatagttcggAGAAGCTGGTGTTGGAGGGAAGGATACAGATGGCCCAGGTGGCGAAGTAATCATTAAAACTGAGCATTTTatactcagctgcatgttgtgccaccaggtggtcaactttgttcttgcaACAGATAgatagtggccattcatcctggtgggcaaCTGGTAGGTAGttgtaccaacataaaaagctgtgcaaagtTTGTAGCAGAGTTAGCATATGACATGGCAGCTTTCACAGGTGTCCTGGCCTCTGGCTGGATAAGCCTATGACAGCAATGAAGTAGGAAGGGCTGGGTGGGTGGTTTGTGCATGTCTTGCACAGAGATGTGATCCGTGTGCAAAGGGTTGGTTGGGAGAGAGCCATAAGGATGGACTATGATGATGTGTAAGTTGGCtaggcaatggaacaccactttctTAAATGTGGGTAGGATCTCAGGTAGGGTATCCTTCATTTTAGGACATGGTAATAGATAATCAAAACCCCAACGAAGGATATAGTTCAGCTGTTCCAGTTCCTGAGTGATACTGGGTGATGAGTCCATCTCTGACGCTGAGTGGTCACCGTGATTGACTGCTATGCTGGAAGTCTGGGTTTGGtacccagctgggttggagattttattcgctctgggactgggtgttgggttgttctcatcatcatttcatcgtcatcgacacAGCACTAGGTGGCAGAACAATCCTggttggggtctcccggccaataatgccacatgattttttttcttctcttttttattgGGTGGTGAGAGAGACGTTTGTTTGTAACTGATTCTTGGAGATGGTGTTAGGATTGTGGGTGCAAGAGGATTTGGTACAGGAAATCTGTTTGTAATGTAGGTTTTGGGCTAGTGTCTTTCTGTAAAGGCCTTTGTGTGACCTGCAGCATACTGAGCAAGAGAGTTCGCAATACTGCGGATACGTCATCCACAGTTGGCCACGCTGTAGGGGAGGAAATTTTTGGTGGTGAGATGGCAGCTGTCTTTGTTCTGGCAACCCCTCCTGTTGGCTGTTCGTTGTGTGTTTATATTCGTGATTTTACTGTGTGCAACAAAAAATAAGAAGGAAATGCCTGTCAAAAGTGATGTGTTTTCAATCAAACGATAGTAAATGTCCAATTAGTGTgggaagtctactaacaaagttccgagaaccgactttaaatgactccaggaatatactcTAACCACCTGTCGCTACAATAGAGGAATACGGCGTCTAAATCGAACCATGTTAGTGTTGACACAGACAGTTGCTTCGACGTCATCAGCTGCTTATTCAACCTGAAAGCAAGGATGTAGGGCTGCTGCTTCAGAAAGTGTGGCTTCGTTTGCACGAGGAGaacgacaaaaaataaataaagcggTTTTGTTTCATATTTCGAAAGAGATTGTGCCATTTTGTACTGTGGAGAAAGAAGGTTTCATCAATCTGATAAAAGTTTTAGTGAAATAATGTATAATTAAATTTAGGTTGCCTTAATTTGTTATTAATTCATAAACATAAGTTTTTGGCACTTATATCGAAATTTTTTCAATTGTAGTCACTATCGATTTTTAGTTGCGTAATATTCGATTATGCAGAATATCGATATTTATCTATCCATGTCCCATCGCTACTGCGAAGTGCCACCGGGAACTTCCAATTGTAAATGTGTTCTTCAGGCAACTGTAAGCAGCGGATATTCATGAGACTTGGCTGCATTATAACAATTTACTaatttgctaccagtttcggccacTGACCATCATCTGGCACGAAAAATTGGCTACTGTTTAATTAGTGATAGTACCGTTCCAAGCTTTCCTTACAGTACAGAGCAGGTGTGTAAGGAAATGTTCGATTACAGATAGTGTCACAACTTCTGTGCCCATAAATATTCGGAGTCTGAATATTGAAGAGTACGGGGTGCTGCTCAGAGTGACACTTGTTTGTTGCCAACATAGCTCCATAATTACCAACCTTTTAACGGATAGCGGGCGATGTTTGATCAGTCACATCTATGGTCGCAAGATCTTTGGAGTGTTTtggtttgtcgtgtgcggtatgttgTAATGCGTATTTTCCTTGTGTATCATCGTTTAGAAAAGTAATGCATAAAGGTATTCGAAGCATCATGGTTGCTGCTTAGTGAAGTACATTTAATTTCTCGTTTCATCTGTTGGGAGGAGAAGTTTAGTTACTATGGCTGgtgatgaagatgaagagataccgATCCAGAAGGGACCGATTGACAACGCATGGGCTATGAAGATACCATCGTTTAAGAAAGAAGACAACCCTCACCGATTGCTGGAAGAAAGTTCATTTGCTACGTTATTTCCGAAATACAGAGAACATTACTTAAGGGAATGTTGGCCACTTGTGCAGAAATCGTTGGACGAATATGGTATCAAGGCTGAACTTGACCTTATTGAGGGTAGTATGACAGTAAGAACAACTCGACATACTTGGGATCCATATATAATAATTAAAGCTAGAGATATGATAAAGTTGCTATCCCGCAGTGTACCATATGAGCAAGCAGTCCGTGTGCTTCAAGatgacataggttctgatataataAAAATTGGATCATTAGTAAGAAACAGAGAGAAATTCGTTAAAAGGCGGCAGAGGCTAATAGGTCCCGATGGGTGCACTTTGAAAGCTATTGAGCTACTAACTAACTGTTACGTTTTAGTTCAAGGGCAAACAGTTGCAGCCCTTGGACCTTATAAAGGACTTCAACAAGTTCGCAGGATTGCCGAAGATACAATGCGAAACATTCACCCAGTTTATAACATTAAAGCGCTCATGATAAAGCGTGAACTCGCAAAGGATCCCAAACTTAGAAATGAGAACTGGGAAAGGTTTCTTCCAAAATTCCATAGCAAGAATTTAAGCCACAGAAAGAAGCCAAAAATAAAGAAGACTAAGAAGGAATACACACCATTCCCACCTCCGCAACCGGAGAGTAAAGTGGACAAATTATTAGCATCAGGAGAATACTTTCTAAAAGAAGAACAACGTCGTGCCAAGAAACGCAAGGAAAAAGACGATAAGCAAGCAGAAGCTGCTAAACGACGTGAAGAAAAACGACAGAAAGTGTTTATTCCTCCTGCTGAACCTGAAAGGAAGGATGTGAAACCTCATACAAGTACTGATGTGGACATTAATGCTCTTAAAAAGAAAGTTAAGGAagcacagaagaaaaacaaaagtaagcCACAGTTTGATATAAGACAGTAGTGCAGTGCACCTTAAAAGCTCCAGTCAGTCAGTTCATTGTTCTGCTGTGACACCGagtgacttttgttataaatttaTGAAGAACTATGTCATGGCAGATTTCACGCCATAATTTATGCCATTTGTAGCGGTGTGTGACAAATGTACAAATTTTGTTCTGTTTGAAATGATTTTCTGATAAAGTGAAAAGGAAAATTTGCAATAAATCTAGATTTATGTTGGTAGCATACTGTTTGTTCTAGATGaaacatttacacatttctgtaagtTTGTGTCACATTTGAACATAGAATTTTGCCGTCACACCTGAAAGCAACAGTGCGGTACTCATTTCTCTTAGAAAAGGCTTAGGAGTGGTGTAGATTACAGATTTTTATTTGCTGGAGTACATAATGTGAGTTAATGAAGTGCTATACCATTATGGAGGCTGCTGTTTTGTCAACAGTGATAGTGACTTGTGCTTTCCATAATGGTTTGCAGATAAGTGTCTGATAAATAGTGGAGCAAAACAATAACACATTGCTTCCTGAACACGACTTAGTCTGGCTGTGAGACTTAGAAATGGTTAGGGTGGTAGTGCCCCCCCACCCCTTTCCATTACCCTTTTTGAAATCTAGGTTGAAATTATATAATGATAGACAGGTTGATAATGTAGCTCAAGGTCTGTGTTAGATGGGTAGCTGACAATTTGGTTTTGAGTTGGTGAAGCTAAAGGATATGATTAAGAAATAAAGATTGTGGCAACAGATTTATTTGTAGTGTAGCCCTATGTCTTACATTTGCACCATAATTACTGAATTTTTCATGACAAAAACTAGAAGTGCAATGTAAATTTAGAAATACTGTATTACATTACACGTACATCTGTGGTGAATATTTCATTGCATATTGTGTAGCCTACATATAACCGTTATCAACTATGTACTATAAAAATGAAAGGGAGCAGCAActatataactgtatgtttattcaTCCTTAGACTACTGGGTGTAACAATATATGATATGTGACaattaatatatacatatataaaatatttacaaagtggGTTGGATTAGGTGACAATAGGGCAGGAAGTCAGCCATGGCCTtaacaaaggaaccattccagcggTCACCTAATAACAACCCGGAAGaacgaaatcaggatggccagaaagGGAACGAATCTTGTTTCCGAAAGAAAGTTCAATGCAGTTACACTGGCTTAGCCACCTTGCTTGGTAAATGATTTGGAAAGAAAACCACATGTACCTACTCTACAAGATTAACAAGGAGTATAATCAATGAACTAGAACACAAACTTTGTTATATTACACTTCTTTAAAATGTAAGCAAGTGACATTATATAATACTGTGGAATAATATAAACAAGTGAATACCTGCTTACACTATCCATCACAAATGTTCTTTTCAACAAATTCCCTTCTCTGATTTTGTATTTGTGTTCCATGTGAAACAGAGACAATAGGACGACGACAGCAGAAACATTCTTGTGCAAAGACACACAGCATAAATGGTACATCTGTTAACAGGTTAAAAACTACTGATCAATAAATGAAGGCTTCTTATTTCTGTAAGCCAACATATTCAATTACCCTGTAGAAACACTTCTCAATAAGCAATGTTTTTAACTGTGATGTAAAAGCTGTTTTCTTGTCCAACTTCTTTATGTGTATTGACAGTGCTTTATAAAGTATGGCACCAATGTGGCTCATGTGGAGGAAACCACAGCTGTGCGTGGTGTAACTATGGTAATCTCTATTAGTCTGCAGGTCTCCAAGATTAACTCTTGCCATTGACACACGTTTGTGTATTTATAGGGAAGGTCCTGTAAGTGCTCACAACTTTTAAAATAGAAGCTTGCAGAGAGCCCTTCTGGAGCTAAGCCGCAAGACTCCAATTACCCTTTTCTgtaatgtaaaaatttcatttaatcatCTATTCATATTACTCCAAAAAACTGTTCCTTTGTCATACGTGGTCTGTGCACTTTAATCTTTCCTAAAAGTTGTATACCTCATACTCTTTCTAACTCTTTTTTTCCCATTACAAGTTGGATTACTTGATTTGTAATTTGACATTTCTTATACCCAGGATATCACCTACTGTGGCCATTCTAGGTTGGGGTGAGATATTGGAAGTGTTGATATCTTGGattcatttttccaattttttttcttttcttttttttttctttctttctttatattaaGGATTGGTCTGTTGGCACTGAACAGTGAATGCAAGGCATTGAGGAACTGATCAGCTGTTTTATACAGGGGTTCCTTAACATTGCTCCCTATTGcagtagtgtcatctacaaacagcgtGATCGTAGCTGCAGTTTCTAAGGTccgtaggtcatttatataaatcctGTGATACACTTATTTCAACTCTGTTTGCGTCAGACGCGAATCTGACATTTTGCCTGGAATCCATAATAGATGTCTTCTAAAGTGTGTGCCTTTTGGCTGTGTCAGGTATTTATTTTTACTTGATTCATAATTTGACATTTCTTATACCCAGTATATCACCTGCTGTGGCCATTCTAGGTTGGGGTGTGATATTGGATTGCCCCTCGTTGATATCTTGGATTTGGTGACAGACTGACTTGTAGTGTAGCCCGAGTTTGGGTCAcaggaagtgtccgattcctccTGTGTGCTTTGACTCGTGATGCAagtgtgttgtggtgtgtgacatcattATGGTGCTGTGTTTTTTAGTTGGATCATGTTTGTAGATGGTGTATTGTATTTGGTAACATGGTCTTGTGGTCAATGTTCATGTTGGAAGATATTTGTACTATGAGTGGTGTTCTGCCATTTGGCTTTGTGTAATCATTCTGTGAAGTATTGTTGGAAATATGTGCTGTGTCATCAGAGATTTATGTTGATTTATTGTTTTGGGGGTTTATGCTTTTGTGTTTGTGTTAGGTGTGATTAGTGTTTGTTTTTTATGAAACAAAGGATAatagtgtttttgttgttttttgttagagatggatatgacaacaaaaatgtaATAGTTATTCACTCTGATTTGTGCTGGTCGATGATATGATGACAATGATAAGGTTTTTGCAGTGGTTAGGTATGATTGGCGACCACATGATACATCATGTGTAATGAGAGTATGAAGTTGTCTAGAGTCCGATCTGTTCAGATCAGTGATCTTTATGTGTGGTGGTATTGCCATTACAATATTTGGATGTTTGGTGATGTATCTGACGGGAGACCTGACTCGAGAGATTGAGGGAGACTgttttacatatgtattatttttttattgttcatctATGCATTTTtgtggagatttatttattttgctttcggTGGACTTTTTTAATGTGTAAATGGTTTTAGTTTTTATTTGTTGTCTTTCTTGTGGATATTGTGTTTAGGAGGGGAATAGGATGGGTTGGGGTTGGttaattgggaggggggggggcactgatTGGGATTATTTGTGTCCGTTTTATAATATgtgtgtggtgagggggggggggggggttggcagacCTGAATCTATTCCTTGGTGGCTTTGGTTGGTAAGTAATATTCTCATGTTACCTGGTTTTAATGCGTTATTTATGGTTTATTTGTTTTAGTGTATAGCTTTTAACACGTGAAGTGAATCTTTGGGTTTTGGGTTTTCAATTTGTGTGTAGAGTTTTGGAATTGTTTGCTTCATTTGAGCTATGTAGGTGATGGGAAATTTGCGATACCACATTTTGGAGATGCATGCTTTGGTTTTTTGGTATCAAGGACATTGTCTGAGCTATATAGGTCAGGTGCGATGTACagttcatctaaatctacatttatactccgcaagccacccaacagtgtgtggcggagggcactttacgtgccactgtcattacctcactttactgttccagtcgcgtatggttcgcgggaagaaagactgccggaaagcctccgtgcgcgctcaaatctctctaattttacattcgtgatctcctcgggaggtataagtagggggaagcgatatatttgatacttcatccagaaacacaccctctcaaaacctggacagcaagctacaccgcgatgcagagtgcctctcttgcagaatgtgccacttgagtttgctaaacatctccataacactatcacgcttaccaaataaccctgtgacgaaacgtgccactcttctttggatctctgtcaacccaacctggtacagatcccacactgatacTCAAGTACagatcgaatgagtgttttgtaagccacctcctttgttgatggactaaattttctaaggactctcccaatgagtctcaaccttgcacctgccttaccaacaattaattttatatgatcattccacttcaaatcgttccgtacgcatactcccagatattttacagaagtaactgctaccagtgtttattctgctatcatataatcgtacaataaaggattcttctttctatgtatttgcaatacattacatttgtctatgttaagggtcagttgccactccctacaccaagtgcctatccgctgcagatcttcctgcatttcgctgcaattttctaatgctgcaacttctctgtatactacagcatcatccgcgaaaaacttCCGaattatcgaacgccttccggaagtcaaggaaaatggcatctacatgggagcctgtatctaatattttctgagtctcatgaacaaataaagtgagttgggtctcacgcgatcgctgtttccggaatccatgttgattcctacagagtagattctgggtttccagaaacgacatgatacacggcaaaaaacatgttctaaaattctacaacagatcgatgtcagagatattagtcctatagttttgcgcatctgctcaacgacccttcttgaaaactggagctacctgtgctcttttccaatcatttggaaccttccattcctcttgagacttgcggtacatggctgttagaaggggggcaagttctttcacattcTCTGTGTataattgaattggtatcccgtcaggtctagtggactttcctctgttgagtgatatcagttgcttttctattccttggacacttaattcgatgtcagccatttt
This genomic interval from Schistocerca serialis cubense isolate TAMUIC-IGC-003099 chromosome 8, iqSchSeri2.2, whole genome shotgun sequence contains the following:
- the LOC126416544 gene encoding KRR1 small subunit processome component homolog, whose amino-acid sequence is MAGDEDEEIPIQKGPIDNAWAMKIPSFKKEDNPHRLLEESSFATLFPKYREHYLRECWPLVQKSLDEYGIKAELDLIEGSMTVRTTRHTWDPYIIIKARDMIKLLSRSVPYEQAVRVLQDDIGSDIIKIGSLVRNREKFVKRRQRLIGPDGCTLKAIELLTNCYVLVQGQTVAALGPYKGLQQVRRIAEDTMRNIHPVYNIKALMIKRELAKDPKLRNENWERFLPKFHSKNLSHRKKPKIKKTKKEYTPFPPPQPESKVDKLLASGEYFLKEEQRRAKKRKEKDDKQAEAAKRREEKRQKVFIPPAEPERKDVKPHTSTDVDINALKKKVKEAQKKNKSKPQFDIRQ